A stretch of the Haladaptatus cibarius D43 genome encodes the following:
- a CDS encoding FtsX-like permease family protein → MGYRRLLLTRWSRRDSLAIVVIATTVAFLTGTTLVVGAMGAQTAAIADEYDVNGQAIYYESMASAQASNGDDALVVPVAVVTEPNDTDAYVVGVPSDTTREFRNRTSIAIASPPQNGVALESIRAPTNRTLAGTNARRTVQVVPQNRSNGIFPPHWYTASTETVERFGVTGAFVVEPPSSSNGGGTPLRSAFSFFVIGTQHVLSVLQMMAIGVGIIVGVVVFGITRMTVRDRLRAIRVIRSTGGSRRSLVLLFGARTGALALVGTLLGYAAGVILTNVAVSIGVSAGVPTSLQTRVTTRLASVLLPMYAGIVVIGVVAGVLAVRPAVQRLPARADSLPNGRKSVRIPSRNRDLGSLSVLDWRLLVPSLGTLAVFVTAVILVASVGTVVATSTTTSGTTISDPNAAHPIASKIPAEYANVLRKQGMSASPEILSFTVHEGQPMLVRGADYSSFENVSGATLESGQRPQHADEAVVGADLARTLNIELNETLTVGGSTDTAVARVRVVGMYSATGTLDDQLLVSLPVARHLSRVEQGRVHLIRTANSTEQFDARNSVAVLDVTTPSTVTADNTMTAQIHLKNFGTGTATRTIPIRFGAYSDSVTTSVKANERITVTAQIPTNRTGTFTLRVGSYRQPVSVAARDSIAVRGVPKRAPPGSTPLVRVVNATGAAIENASVSVGNETVRTDGNGRVRVRFAATGPTTVQVEHGNKETTQEVLVSEQADRTLSSRFRVEPKNPGILTRPSARLTLYNPWNETLQRTVELVDGTETHRRTLTLSPGARRPVVVRLDRKSPGSHQLTATADGRTLAQTKYVVSGDERVVAAVASGGAEGTSAIGTAVRTVFGNLSLLVVVVLCLAGAMTVGGTTATVAYVVHSHRRSIGIRRATGASHKRVLSLLLEDALKVGVVAVSGALGVATLVVVALSRSGQLVFYGVRAAPSVTAPVIIGVVAGCFGLLLVSVFVVAKSLLAGAPAPLLVETPARERRAASGDDADE, encoded by the coding sequence ATGGGGTACCGACGACTGTTGCTCACGCGGTGGTCACGACGGGACTCGTTGGCCATCGTTGTCATTGCGACGACCGTCGCGTTTCTTACCGGAACGACGCTGGTCGTCGGAGCCATGGGGGCACAGACCGCGGCCATCGCCGACGAGTACGACGTGAACGGACAGGCGATCTACTACGAGTCGATGGCGTCAGCACAAGCGTCGAACGGCGACGACGCGCTCGTCGTTCCCGTCGCGGTCGTCACGGAGCCCAATGATACCGACGCCTACGTAGTCGGAGTGCCGTCCGACACTACACGCGAATTTCGGAACCGAACGTCGATTGCGATAGCGTCGCCGCCCCAAAACGGGGTCGCCCTCGAGAGCATCCGAGCACCGACGAACCGAACTCTCGCGGGCACAAACGCTCGCCGAACCGTACAGGTAGTTCCGCAGAATCGGTCGAACGGAATCTTTCCGCCGCACTGGTACACCGCTTCGACCGAAACAGTTGAGCGGTTCGGCGTGACCGGCGCATTCGTCGTCGAACCGCCGTCCTCGTCCAACGGCGGCGGAACGCCCCTTCGCTCCGCATTTTCGTTTTTCGTAATCGGGACGCAGCATGTTCTTTCCGTCCTCCAGATGATGGCCATCGGGGTCGGAATCATCGTCGGTGTGGTCGTGTTCGGTATCACTCGGATGACCGTCCGTGACCGGCTCCGAGCCATCCGGGTCATTCGGTCTACGGGAGGGTCACGACGGAGCCTCGTCCTCCTGTTTGGAGCGCGAACCGGAGCGCTCGCGCTCGTGGGGACGCTTCTCGGCTACGCCGCCGGTGTCATTCTCACGAACGTCGCAGTGAGCATTGGCGTCTCGGCGGGCGTTCCGACGTCGCTCCAGACGCGGGTAACGACTCGACTCGCCAGTGTCCTCCTCCCGATGTACGCGGGCATCGTCGTCATCGGCGTGGTGGCGGGCGTTCTCGCAGTTCGTCCCGCTGTCCAACGGTTACCGGCGCGGGCCGATAGCCTCCCAAACGGGAGAAAATCCGTTCGAATACCGTCTCGAAACAGGGATCTCGGGTCGCTCAGCGTGCTCGACTGGCGGCTTCTCGTCCCAAGTCTTGGAACGCTCGCTGTGTTCGTGACCGCCGTGATTCTGGTTGCCTCGGTCGGCACCGTCGTCGCCACATCGACGACAACAAGCGGAACCACGATTTCCGACCCGAACGCCGCACATCCCATCGCAAGCAAAATTCCGGCAGAGTACGCGAACGTCCTTCGAAAACAGGGGATGAGCGCGAGCCCCGAAATACTCTCGTTTACGGTTCACGAAGGGCAACCGATGCTCGTCCGCGGCGCGGACTACTCGTCGTTCGAGAACGTTTCGGGCGCAACGCTGGAATCGGGTCAACGACCACAGCACGCGGACGAAGCGGTCGTCGGTGCCGACCTCGCACGAACCCTCAACATCGAACTCAATGAGACGCTCACGGTCGGGGGGAGTACGGACACGGCGGTCGCGCGGGTTCGCGTCGTCGGCATGTACTCCGCCACCGGCACCCTCGACGACCAACTCCTCGTTTCGCTCCCGGTCGCACGGCACCTTTCGAGGGTTGAGCAGGGACGGGTACACCTAATTCGAACCGCGAACTCCACCGAACAGTTCGACGCTCGGAACTCGGTCGCCGTTCTTGACGTTACCACTCCTTCGACGGTCACCGCAGACAACACCATGACTGCTCAAATCCACCTCAAAAATTTCGGCACGGGAACCGCAACGCGAACGATACCGATACGGTTTGGAGCGTACTCGGATTCGGTTACGACCTCGGTCAAGGCCAACGAACGCATCACGGTGACGGCGCAGATACCGACCAACCGGACTGGAACGTTCACGCTCAGAGTCGGGTCGTACCGACAACCAGTCTCCGTCGCCGCACGAGATTCCATTGCCGTCCGTGGTGTTCCGAAGCGCGCACCGCCCGGTAGCACGCCGCTTGTCAGAGTGGTCAATGCGACCGGTGCCGCCATCGAAAACGCGAGTGTTTCCGTCGGGAACGAAACGGTTCGAACCGATGGAAACGGACGAGTCCGGGTTCGATTCGCGGCGACTGGGCCGACAACCGTTCAGGTCGAACATGGGAACAAGGAGACGACGCAGGAGGTGCTCGTTTCGGAACAGGCCGATCGAACGCTCTCCTCGCGATTCCGAGTCGAGCCGAAGAACCCCGGTATACTGACGCGCCCAAGCGCCCGTCTCACGCTGTACAATCCGTGGAACGAGACGCTCCAGCGAACTGTCGAACTCGTCGACGGAACCGAAACGCACCGCCGAACTCTCACACTTTCGCCCGGCGCGCGCCGACCGGTAGTCGTCCGACTTGATCGGAAATCACCGGGAAGTCACCAGCTTACGGCGACCGCCGACGGTCGCACATTGGCGCAGACGAAATACGTCGTCTCTGGCGACGAGCGAGTCGTTGCTGCGGTTGCAAGCGGCGGTGCCGAGGGGACGTCGGCGATAGGAACTGCCGTTCGGACGGTGTTCGGTAATCTGTCTCTCCTCGTCGTCGTTGTCCTCTGTCTCGCGGGAGCGATGACCGTCGGCGGTACGACCGCGACGGTCGCGTACGTCGTTCACTCCCATCGACGGAGTATCGGCATCCGCCGAGCCACAGGTGCCTCACACAAGCGCGTTCTTTCCTTGCTCCTCGAAGACGCACTCAAAGTGGGTGTCGTCGCTGTGAGCGGTGCACTCGGTGTCGCGACCCTGGTCGTCGTCGCTCTCTCCCGAAGTGGACAGCTCGTCTTCTACGGCGTTCGGGCCGCGCCGAGCGTGACCGCACCGGTCATCATTGGCGTCGTCGCTGGATGTTTCGGCCTGTTGCTTGTCAGCGTGTTCGTCGTGGCGAAATCGCTCCTGGCGGGTGCTCCCGCACCACTGCTCGTCGAGACGCCAGCACGCGAGCGTCGTGCGGCGTCAGGAGATGATGCCGATGAGTGA
- a CDS encoding DUF1616 domain-containing protein has translation MPSNTGSRLLARRTVGSLPADLLFVSLLSLAACATVLLPVTRGTPLQLLFGSLLVFVLPGYALVAAVFPLRTGSNESDNAEAKHGIDGLERVVLSISISIAVVVFVGIALHLTDTGIRPAPITLTTGGIAIVGSVAAAIRRKRVSDDRCVDPSFGDWVSAARAELFDTETRTDMILNVGLVVVLLFSVVSIGYAVGAPKQGDSYTKFYLLTENESGTLTASDYPTNFSRGESKPIHVGVKNVEHHPVSYTIVTQLQRVSGGNASTVTERDELWRAQRPLDSSQTWRTERSIDPTMTGERLRLVFLLYKGSVPQSPTVSNADEETHLWISVSGTNSTANTTARQRG, from the coding sequence AACAGTTGGCTCCCTTCCAGCCGATCTGCTGTTCGTTTCTCTCCTTTCTCTGGCCGCTTGTGCGACTGTTTTGCTTCCGGTAACCCGCGGGACGCCGCTACAGTTGTTGTTCGGTTCCCTTCTCGTCTTCGTCCTCCCCGGATACGCTCTCGTCGCCGCGGTGTTCCCACTGCGGACGGGGTCGAACGAGTCGGACAATGCAGAGGCAAAGCACGGTATTGACGGACTCGAACGGGTCGTCCTCTCGATTAGCATCAGTATCGCCGTTGTCGTTTTCGTCGGCATCGCGCTCCACCTAACGGACACGGGCATTCGTCCCGCTCCGATAACGCTCACAACCGGTGGAATTGCGATTGTCGGGTCGGTCGCCGCGGCTATTCGTCGAAAGCGGGTATCCGACGACCGCTGTGTCGATCCATCCTTCGGTGACTGGGTCAGTGCGGCCCGAGCCGAACTCTTCGACACGGAGACGCGTACCGACATGATTTTGAATGTCGGTTTGGTCGTCGTGCTCCTCTTCTCGGTCGTGAGTATCGGCTACGCAGTCGGGGCTCCGAAACAGGGCGATTCCTACACGAAATTCTATCTACTTACCGAGAACGAGTCCGGAACCCTCACCGCAAGCGATTATCCGACCAACTTCAGTCGCGGCGAGTCGAAGCCGATACACGTCGGCGTCAAGAACGTCGAACATCATCCCGTCTCCTACACTATTGTCACGCAACTCCAGCGCGTCTCCGGCGGGAACGCCAGTACGGTGACGGAACGCGACGAACTGTGGCGGGCACAGCGCCCGCTCGACTCCAGTCAGACATGGCGAACGGAACGCTCCATCGACCCGACCATGACCGGCGAGAGACTGCGACTCGTTTTCCTTCTGTACAAGGGGTCGGTTCCGCAATCCCCGACGGTTTCGAACGCCGACGAGGAAACCCACCTCTGGATTTCGGTTTCCGGAACGAACTCGACGGCGAACACCACGGCGCGCCAGCGGGGGTAA